In a single window of the Gossypium hirsutum isolate 1008001.06 chromosome A13, Gossypium_hirsutum_v2.1, whole genome shotgun sequence genome:
- the LOC107940297 gene encoding uncharacterized protein, translating into MKRVLFRGISLTTHNFLHSCTKTSQNPVHSFTPLAASTRSRLRLHSSESDSPVEKKPDPVTESASVAEGHVEDVALPVVHMSDKELEARIKKYSEGNLEAILPVLHAILQRMLAGKHDEADELRRKLKTHGFCRK; encoded by the exons ATGAAAAGGGTTTTGTTTAGAGGCATTTCACTCACCACTCACAATTTTCTTCACTCTTGTACCAAAACCAGCCAAAACCCAGTTCACTCGTTCACCCCACTCGCCGCTTCAACTCGGTCTCGACTCAGGCTGCACTCATCCGAATCGGATTCTCCCGTTGAAAAGAAGCCTGACCCTGTTACAGAATCTGCTTCAGTAGCGGAAGGCCATGTCGAGGATGTTGCTTTGCCTGTTGTGCATATGAGTGATAAAG AGCTGGAAGCCCGAATCAAGAAGTACTCAGAAGGGAATCTAGAGGCAATCCTTCCAGTTCTTCACGCCATTTTGCAGAGAATGTTAGCTGGGAAGCATGACGAGGCAGATGAATTGCGGAGAAAGCTGAAAACCCATGGTTTTTGCAGAAAATAA